A single Candidatus Limnocylindria bacterium DNA region contains:
- the lysA gene encoding diaminopimelate decarboxylase, with the protein MTFPAELFPDTTRVTQGNTLAVGGCDLVALAGEFGTPLYVYDEATISARARSFREATAGYPGRATVCYAAKAYSAPWLLRLLATEGLGLDVVSGGELQAAMRADFPRDRIFLHGNNKSEDELLLAGAEGVGRIVVDNLDEITLLARVAEKSAARTPVLLRLGPAVDVHTHAHLVTGAEDTKFGLDIASGAAEAGVRGVLAQPNLELRGFHAHIGSQIREVGPYRESVERLFAFAAEMRAKTGFVTREISPGGGYGVRYTMDDPETRPADLIREVTATVADAARRHSFGGPLPDLTIEPGRSIVAPAGVAVYRVGSVKRGARTYVAVDGGMADNIRPTAYGAKYTAVIASRVRGDDVTEVAVAGKYCETGDILIQSVALPLPHVGDVIAMPVAGAYQLSMASNYNMAPRPAVVVVRDGHARLVRRRETYDDLLAPELTR; encoded by the coding sequence ACGCTCGCGGTCGGCGGCTGTGACCTCGTCGCTCTCGCCGGGGAGTTCGGGACGCCTCTCTACGTGTACGACGAGGCGACGATCAGCGCACGCGCCCGGTCGTTCCGCGAGGCGACCGCAGGCTATCCGGGTCGTGCGACGGTCTGCTACGCGGCAAAGGCGTACAGCGCGCCGTGGCTGCTGCGTCTTCTCGCCACGGAAGGGCTTGGCCTCGACGTCGTCTCAGGCGGTGAGCTTCAGGCTGCGATGCGCGCCGACTTCCCCCGCGATCGGATCTTCCTCCACGGGAACAACAAGAGCGAGGACGAGCTGCTCCTCGCAGGCGCTGAGGGCGTGGGCCGCATCGTTGTGGACAACCTCGACGAGATCACGCTCCTCGCACGGGTCGCCGAGAAGAGCGCCGCCCGTACTCCCGTGCTCCTGCGGCTCGGACCTGCGGTCGACGTCCACACGCACGCCCACCTGGTCACGGGCGCGGAAGACACCAAGTTCGGCCTCGACATCGCGAGCGGTGCCGCCGAAGCGGGCGTACGAGGCGTGCTCGCGCAGCCCAACCTCGAGCTCCGCGGCTTTCATGCGCACATCGGTTCTCAGATCCGCGAGGTCGGACCGTATCGCGAGTCGGTGGAGCGTCTCTTCGCCTTCGCGGCCGAGATGCGCGCGAAGACCGGCTTCGTCACGCGCGAGATCAGCCCGGGCGGTGGCTACGGCGTGAGGTACACCATGGACGATCCCGAGACGCGCCCCGCCGACTTGATCCGGGAGGTCACGGCGACCGTGGCAGATGCCGCACGCCGCCATAGCTTCGGGGGTCCACTACCCGACCTCACGATCGAGCCCGGCCGCTCGATCGTCGCCCCGGCCGGCGTCGCCGTCTACCGGGTCGGCTCGGTGAAGCGCGGCGCGCGCACCTACGTCGCGGTCGATGGCGGCATGGCCGACAACATCCGCCCCACGGCCTACGGCGCGAAGTACACCGCCGTGATCGCGAGCCGCGTACGTGGCGACGACGTGACCGAGGTCGCGGTCGCGGGCAAGTACTGCGAGACGGGCGACATCCTCATCCAATCGGTCGCTTTGCCCCTGCCGCACGTGGGGGATGTCATCGCGATGCCCGTGGCCGGCGCCTATCAGCTGTCGATGGCGAGCAACTACAACATGGCGCCGCGCCCGGCGGTCGTCGTCGTACGCGATGGTCACGCGCGACTGGTGCGCCGCCGCGAAACGTACGACGACCTGCTCGCCCCCGAACTGACGAGATGA